A part of Carettochelys insculpta isolate YL-2023 chromosome 1, ASM3395843v1, whole genome shotgun sequence genomic DNA contains:
- the LOC142003559 gene encoding ecto-ADP-ribosyltransferase 5-like has product MVRPLLIPLTYVCLQAWLGTAQAVVELPLDMAPDAFDDQYLGCDKEMGELAPGLLEKEMTSLLRRVWEDGRAEWPRVKTEISLPAGFKDDYGIAVIAYTDNDFHSVLNKAMRENGKSLAGYMANFQFKAFHYFLTRALQLLRGKCEAMYKNTVYRGVRDIRFQYSGSGHMRFGQFASSSFKIAEAEEFGTDTFFTIHSCFGADIRAFSHFQQEEEVLIPVYEIFKVSPGKLSNNFTLWSTNRTCSYFNCAYVNGEKKDVCVYNAATRGGITFPSKMSPSWFGGTVILVHVAALKMFAGF; this is encoded by the exons ATGGTGAGGCCTCTGCTGATCCCCTTGACGTACGTCTGTCTCCAAGCCTGGCTGGGAACCGCCCAG GCAGTAGTTGAGTTGCCGCTGGACATGGCGCCTGACGCATTTGATGACCAATATCTCGGCTGCGACAAAGAAATGGGTGAACTTGCGCCTGGACTGCTAGAGAAAGAAATGACCTCGCTGCTTCGCAGAGTGTGGGAAGACGGAAGAGCAGAATGGCCAAGAGTGAAAACAGAGATTTCTCTGCCTGCAGGCTTTAAGGATGACTATGGAATTGCCGTAATAGCCTACACGGACAATGACTTTCACAGTGTGCTTAATAAGGCCATGAGAGAGAACGGGAAATCTCTAGCTGGTTATATGGCCAATTTCCAGTTCAAAGCCTTTCATTATTTTCTCACCAGGGCCTTACAGCTCTTACGCGGGAAGTGTGAGGCAATGTACAAAAACACGGTGTACCGGGGGGTTAGGGACATTAGATTTCAATACTCAGGATCAGGTCACATGAGGTTTGGACAATTTGCCTCGTCATCTTTTAAAATAGCAGAAGCTGAGGAATTTGGTACGGACACATTCTTCACCATCCACTCCTGCTTCGGCGCTGACATTAGGGCCTTCTCACACTttcagcaggaggaggaagtgttAATCCCAGTCTATGAGATATTCAAAGTGTCCCCAGGAAAACTGAGTAACAACTTTACCCTCTGGAGCACAAACCGGACCTGCAGCTATTTTAACTGCGCGTACGTGAATG GAGAGAAGAAAGACGTGTGTGTTTACAATGCTG CTACCCGAGGAGGCATCACCTTCCCCAGCAAGATGAGCCCTTCATGGTTTGGAGGAACCGTCATCCTCGTTCACGTCGCTGCTCTGAAGATGTTTGCtggtttctaa